A genomic region of Melanotaenia boesemani isolate fMelBoe1 chromosome 13, fMelBoe1.pri, whole genome shotgun sequence contains the following coding sequences:
- the elk1 gene encoding ETS domain-containing protein Elk-1 — translation MESNPLINAMDPSITLWQFLLHLLEDQQQRHLISWTGEDGEFKLLDAEEVARLWGLRKNKHNMNYDKLSRALRYYYDKNIIKKVSGQKFVYKFVSQPDPTAPEGVRSSEEGPKRDVLDPNSQLKGLMASTCPSKGLPQRSSPSSSQKSSRNDYMKSGLYSTFTIQSLQTPPNPRPVKSEVLLQQDPAPKADRMSREVCVLPESQSSPSVGGAVDSALQVIVTHTSPCPTPALSPQIPANTTSQSQNPPGPPLNDPPQIYLTNVGDPSSLTPLIPLGPVGGAISPVPPPHVSVGPQGPQQDDCGGVTNATTFPPHPHPAPHPTHPPPVFVIINPPTPQQSQQQQGAITAPPPSLLSPPTAHPPPLPIVIKEENLPSEEELLEMVALERKQVEEVPQLICGSGEPSPPLTIVESPPPPCMEPGDRVQQVGGEGGAEEGAKDTRTDPSIAPAASSPAVTPTSEAAPPKPKKPRGLELPSSPSLPPGLSLDKVNAAVSSLLAPGSATNTLTPTVITSHALTPVLLTPNALPSTIHFWSTLSPIAPRSPAKLSFQFPSNGSNQIHIPALSVDGLSTPVVLSPGPQKP, via the exons CCATGGACCCGTCCATCACTCTGTGGCAGTTCCTGCTCCACCTGCTGGAGGACCAGCAGCAGCGTCACCTGATCTCCTGGACAGGTGAGGATGGAGAGTTCAAGCTCCTGGATGCTGAGGAGGTGGCACGCCTGTGGGGGCTCCGCAAGAACAAGCACAACATGAACTACGACAAGCTGAGCCGTGCTCTCAGATACTACTACGACAAG AACATCATCAAGAAGGTGAGTGGTCAGAAGTTCGTCTACAAGTTTGTGAGTCAGCCTGACCCGACGGCGCCCGAAGGGGTCCGCAGCTCAGAGGAGGGTCCAAAGAGAGACGTCTTGGACCCAAACAGCCAGTTAAAAGGCCTCATGGCCTCCACCTGCCCGTCTAAAGGCTTACCCCAG CGCTCATCACCCAGCAGCTCCCAGAAAAGCTCCAGAAACGACTACATGAAGTCCGGTCTCTACTCCACCTTCACCATCCAATCACTGCAGACCCCACCCAACCCACGGCCGGTCAAATCAGAGGTCCTGCTGCAGCAAGACCCCGCCCCCAAAGCTGACCGCATGTCTAGAGAG gtcTGTGTCCTACCTGAGTCTCAGTCCTCGCCATCAGTGGGTGGCGCTGTTGACTCTGCTCTCCAGGTGATCGTTACTCACACGTCTCCCTGTCCGACACCAGCTCTCAGCCCGCAGATACCCGCCAACAccaccagccaatcacag AACCCTCCGGGCCCCCCCCTGAATGACCCTCCTCAGATTTATCTAACCAACGTTGGGGACCCCTCCTCTCTCACCCCCCTTATTCCTCTCGGACCTGTGGGCGGGGCCATCAGTCCTGTCCCCCCTCCCCATGTATCTGTGGGCCCACAGGGGCCGCAGCAGGATGACTGTGGGGGCGTTACCAATGCCACTACCTTCCCCCCTCACCCCCACCCGGCTCCTCACCCAACTCACCCCCCACCCGTCTTCGTCATCATCAACCCCCCAACCCCCCAACAGTCACAGCAGCAACAAGGAGCCATTACAGCCCCTCCCCCCTCTCTCCTGTCTCCACCCACCGCCCACCCACCTCCTCTGCCCATCGTCATCAAGGAGGAGAACCTGCCGTcagaggaggagctgctggAGATGGTGGCCCTGGAaaggaagcaggtggaggag GTTCCTCAGCTGATCTGTGGGTCAGGGGAACCATCACCCCCCCTCACCATTGTGGAGAGCCCGCCCCCCCCCTGCATGGAGCCTGGGGACAGGGTTCAGCAGGTAGGAGGGGAGGGCGGTGCAGAGGAGGGGGCCAAAGACACACGTACAG aTCCCTCCATCGCTCCAGCGGCATCCTCACCAGCGGTGACCCCGACGTCGGAAGCTGCTCCCCCCAAACCAAAGAAGCCGCGGGGGCTGGAGCTTCCCTCGTCCCCGTCCCTCCCTCCCGGCCTTTCCCTGGATAAG gtgaatgCAGCCGTCAGCAGTTTACTGGCTCCTGGATCAGCGACCAACACGCTCACGCCGACTGTCATCACCTCCCACGCTCTG ACTCCAGTCCTGCTGACTCCCAACGCGCTCCCCTCCACCATCCACTTCTGGAGCACGCTCAGTCCCATCGCTCCTCGCTCGCCGGCCAAACTCTCCTTCCAG